A single region of the Anguilla anguilla isolate fAngAng1 chromosome 17, fAngAng1.pri, whole genome shotgun sequence genome encodes:
- the LOC118216073 gene encoding transmembrane protein 100, which produces MGCTAGSLTCQSQPGERTGPLQDPAPKGPEALASLERLSQATGGMEKSWSRCIFPFGLISLVIGAAGTGVAFTFNNLPLTKAVSVVLLGVGLALVLMAAACWTVHREKRRKRKEGVPLPGPEQCAV; this is translated from the coding sequence ATGGGCTGCACCGCCGGCTCCCTGACCTGCCAGTCACAGCCGGGCGAGCGGACCGGGCCGCTGCAGGACCCCGCGCCCAAAGGGCCCGAGGCGCTGGCCTCCCTGGAGCGCCTGTCCCAGGCCACGGGGGGCATGGAGAAGTCCTGGTCCCGCTGCATCTTCCCCTTCGGGCTCATCTCCCTGGTGATCGGCGCGGCCGGGACCGGGGTGGCCTTCACCTTCAACAACCTGCCGCTGACCAAGGCGGTGTCGGTGGTGCTGCTGGGGGTGGGCCTGGCCCTGGTGCTGATGGCGGCCGCCTGCTGGACGGTCcacagggagaagaggaggaaacgGAAGGAGGGGGTCCCCCTGCCGGGTCCGGAGCAGTGTGCCGTCTga